One segment of Halorubellus sp. JP-L1 DNA contains the following:
- a CDS encoding prepilin peptidase — protein MNSALDLLRLLVVPFFAWAAYTDVKTRRIPNRVWPPLFVAGVVLLALTVQQALAPGAPYASRVLPGMVVSLGVVGPVAYLFWLFGGFGGADAKALLVLALLFPIYPAYDVAGVVLPLPGNENALGSFAFTILTNTVVVGVLYPTALAARNAANGEFSLPMFLGKRVPASAVVDQYGTLMGTNDGMDAGSLDLDALRMYLTWRGTTLAAVRGNADELRDPASLPEDRNDPGGGQVAEGIDDECVDSEPARAPDHGDGAVDSDAEPDVSGTIDDTAGEDAASEDDTAGEDAASEDDAASEEDGTYEDAWGAELFLEEVEGDAYGTSPDALRDGLDVLADAEGVWVSPGIPFIVPMFLGLVLALTVGDLLSAAVPML, from the coding sequence GTGAACTCCGCGCTCGACCTCCTGCGACTCCTCGTCGTCCCCTTCTTCGCGTGGGCCGCCTACACGGACGTCAAGACGCGACGCATCCCGAACCGCGTGTGGCCGCCGCTGTTCGTCGCCGGCGTCGTCCTGCTCGCGCTCACCGTCCAGCAGGCGCTCGCGCCGGGCGCGCCCTACGCCTCGCGCGTGCTGCCTGGAATGGTCGTGAGCCTCGGCGTCGTCGGGCCAGTCGCGTACCTGTTCTGGCTGTTCGGCGGGTTCGGCGGTGCGGACGCGAAGGCACTGCTCGTGCTCGCGTTGCTGTTCCCGATCTATCCCGCGTACGATGTCGCGGGCGTCGTGCTTCCGCTTCCGGGGAACGAGAACGCGCTCGGGAGCTTCGCGTTCACCATCCTGACGAACACCGTCGTCGTCGGCGTCCTCTACCCGACCGCACTCGCCGCGCGCAACGCCGCGAACGGCGAGTTCTCGCTCCCGATGTTCCTCGGTAAGCGCGTCCCCGCAAGCGCGGTCGTGGACCAGTACGGGACGCTGATGGGAACGAACGACGGCATGGACGCGGGGAGCCTCGACCTGGACGCCCTCCGCATGTACCTGACGTGGCGCGGGACGACGCTCGCGGCCGTCCGAGGGAACGCCGACGAACTCCGCGATCCGGCGTCGCTTCCCGAGGACCGGAACGATCCCGGCGGCGGCCAGGTCGCGGAGGGTATCGACGACGAGTGCGTGGACTCGGAGCCGGCGCGCGCACCCGACCACGGCGACGGCGCGGTCGATTCCGACGCCGAACCGGATGTCTCGGGAACGATCGACGATACGGCCGGTGAGGATGCGGCGTCAGAGGACGATACGGCCGGTGAGGATGCGGCGTCAGAGGACGATGCGGCGTCCGAGGAAGATGGGACGTACGAGGACGCGTGGGGCGCGGAACTGTTCCTCGAGGAGGTCGAGGGCGACGCGTACGGGACCTCCCCGGACGCGCTCCGGGACGGCCTCGATGTGCTCGCGGACGCCGAGGGGGTCTGGGTGTCGCCGGGCATCCCGTTCATCGTCCCGATGTTCCTCGGGCTCGTCCTCGCGCTCACCGTCGGCGACCTCCTGTCGGCCGCGGTCCCGATGCTGTAA
- a CDS encoding M48 family metalloprotease: MPSQQQASIAPDANSSLYVAAFVLLAVAAVGATWLTFALPLGYLVDDAIAQGVATVVTLALVVLAVHLDSSGGWRARATVAAGVLGIAVVTALTALAVHQLLLIPTAVVLSDQVLGTALAAVFALALAAAVAVAVLAAIGDTDTDWTLTLRMVAACLLLVALTVAFLDVVWVLAFLASGIVLGDVDAGVVVATVVVLATVALVAIRQVGTVDRLERRTHATPVDPGDYPALHATVGRLAAQFDVPKPTVAVADSATPEAMVVGFRPSSMHLVVSAGLLDALDDDQRAAVVAHELAHVANRDAMVMTAVNAPVVVADGLRRFGDDDGSNGVAVLLYHVGTVMRTAARAVVAVLSRAREAAADRAAVAVTGDPAALATALEELDAAVADTPTVDLRAVAGLSALSIVPVDPTEVEKVMLGPEGDREPYLWKYRAPVERAAAVVFRTHPSTEARIDALRELQAEVATDDARGPAAP, translated from the coding sequence ATGCCCTCCCAGCAGCAGGCGTCGATCGCTCCCGACGCCAACAGTTCGCTCTACGTCGCCGCGTTCGTCCTCCTGGCAGTGGCGGCCGTCGGTGCGACGTGGCTGACGTTCGCCCTCCCACTCGGCTACCTCGTCGACGACGCCATCGCGCAGGGAGTGGCGACCGTCGTCACGCTGGCGCTCGTCGTCCTGGCGGTCCACCTCGACAGCTCCGGCGGGTGGCGGGCTCGCGCGACGGTCGCCGCAGGCGTCCTCGGGATCGCCGTCGTCACCGCCCTCACCGCGCTAGCCGTCCACCAGCTACTTCTCATTCCGACCGCCGTCGTCCTCTCCGACCAGGTGCTCGGTACTGCGCTCGCCGCCGTCTTCGCGCTCGCGCTCGCCGCCGCGGTCGCCGTCGCCGTCCTCGCGGCGATCGGCGACACCGACACCGACTGGACGCTCACGCTCCGCATGGTCGCCGCCTGCCTCCTCCTCGTGGCACTCACCGTCGCGTTCCTCGACGTGGTCTGGGTGCTCGCGTTCCTAGCCAGCGGCATCGTCCTCGGCGACGTCGACGCCGGCGTCGTCGTCGCGACCGTCGTCGTCCTCGCCACTGTCGCGCTCGTCGCCATCCGACAGGTCGGGACCGTCGACCGCCTCGAGCGGCGCACGCACGCCACGCCAGTCGACCCCGGCGACTACCCCGCGCTGCACGCGACCGTCGGCCGCCTCGCCGCGCAGTTCGACGTCCCGAAACCCACGGTCGCTGTCGCTGACAGCGCGACCCCGGAGGCGATGGTCGTCGGGTTCCGGCCGTCGTCGATGCACCTCGTCGTCTCCGCGGGACTGCTGGACGCGCTCGACGACGACCAGCGGGCCGCTGTGGTCGCGCACGAACTCGCGCACGTCGCGAACCGCGACGCCATGGTGATGACCGCCGTGAACGCGCCGGTCGTCGTCGCCGACGGCCTCCGACGGTTCGGCGACGACGACGGTTCGAACGGCGTCGCCGTCCTCCTCTACCACGTCGGCACGGTGATGCGCACCGCCGCCCGGGCCGTCGTCGCCGTCCTCTCCCGTGCTCGCGAGGCCGCCGCCGACCGAGCCGCCGTCGCCGTCACCGGCGACCCGGCAGCGCTCGCCACCGCGCTCGAGGAGCTCGACGCCGCGGTCGCGGACACGCCGACCGTCGACCTGCGGGCGGTCGCCGGCCTCAGCGCACTCTCCATCGTCCCCGTCGACCCCACGGAAGTGGAGAAGGTCATGCTCGGCCCGGAGGGCGACCGCGAGCCGTACCTCTGGAAGTATCGCGCGCCGGTCGAACGTGCCGCCGCGGTCGTCTTCCGGACGCATCCCTCGACGGAGGCCCGGATCGACGCGCTCCGCGAACTCCAGGCCGAAGTCGCCACCGACGACGCCCGAGGACCCGCCGCACCGTGA
- a CDS encoding 5-formyltetrahydrofolate cyclo-ligase, producing MDKQSLREAVWDELEESGEARFPFPPHGRIPNVAGAADAADRLAATDAWRDADVLKANPDAPQLPVRRRALHEGKTVYMAVPRLATEEPFYELDPERLDASDYDAAATVSKVESYAEPVAVEDVAPVDLVVSGSVAVSERGARVGKGEGYSDLEWAVLAMADLVDGDTTVATTVHERQVRDVPEPDAHDVPMDAVCTPERTIWTDTPYDRPAGIDAELLSDDRVEEIPVLQDRT from the coding sequence ATGGACAAGCAGTCGCTCCGCGAGGCGGTCTGGGACGAACTCGAGGAGTCGGGAGAGGCGCGGTTCCCGTTCCCGCCGCACGGCCGCATCCCGAACGTCGCCGGTGCGGCGGACGCGGCCGACCGGCTCGCCGCGACCGACGCCTGGCGGGACGCCGACGTCCTGAAGGCGAACCCGGACGCCCCGCAGCTCCCCGTGCGCCGTCGTGCGCTCCACGAGGGGAAGACGGTGTACATGGCGGTGCCGCGGCTCGCGACCGAGGAACCGTTCTACGAACTCGACCCCGAGCGCCTCGACGCGTCCGACTACGACGCGGCCGCGACCGTCTCGAAGGTCGAAAGCTACGCCGAGCCCGTCGCCGTCGAGGACGTCGCGCCCGTGGACCTCGTCGTCTCCGGGAGCGTCGCCGTCTCCGAGCGCGGCGCGCGCGTCGGGAAGGGCGAGGGCTACAGCGACCTCGAGTGGGCGGTGCTCGCGATGGCGGACCTCGTCGACGGCGACACGACGGTCGCGACGACCGTCCACGAGCGGCAGGTCCGCGACGTCCCGGAACCGGACGCCCACGACGTCCCGATGGACGCCGTCTGCACGCCCGAACGCACGATATGGACCGACACGCCGTACGACCGGCCCGCCGGCATCGATGCCGAACTGCTCTCAGACGACCGCGTCGAGGAGATTCCCGTTCTGCAGGATAGGACGTAA
- a CDS encoding zinc-dependent alcohol dehydrogenase family protein, with product MRAAVLEAYGEPLRIESRPRPEPDPHGVVVDVEACGVCRSDWHSWQGHGEWADDQVPIGQVLGHEPAGVVAEVGDRVDALAAGDRVAVPFNLGDGSCHECVNGHGNVCEDGYALGFEADVPGAFAEAVHVPHAEYNVVSLPDGVAFEEMAALGCRYVTAFHALSHRVDVDAGDWIAVHGCGGLGLAAVQIASALGAGVVAVDVRDDPLAFARDVGANETVDASEVEDVPAAIDALTDGGAHVSVDALGRAETCRNSVRCLRSRGEHVQLGLTTDDERGEVALPVDEMTRWDVTFHGSRGMPPTRYDELLRLLDAGRLDPGALVSKRVALADVSDRLAAMTTYDTAGIEVVTEF from the coding sequence ATGCGAGCAGCCGTCCTGGAGGCGTACGGCGAACCGCTGCGGATCGAGTCTCGTCCGCGCCCGGAGCCCGACCCCCACGGCGTCGTCGTGGACGTAGAGGCGTGTGGCGTCTGCCGGAGCGACTGGCACTCCTGGCAGGGCCACGGCGAGTGGGCGGACGACCAGGTGCCGATCGGGCAGGTACTCGGGCACGAACCCGCGGGCGTGGTCGCGGAGGTCGGCGACCGCGTCGACGCACTCGCTGCGGGCGACCGCGTCGCGGTCCCGTTCAACCTCGGCGACGGCTCCTGTCACGAGTGCGTGAACGGTCACGGGAACGTCTGCGAGGACGGCTACGCGCTCGGGTTCGAGGCCGACGTCCCCGGGGCGTTCGCGGAGGCCGTGCACGTCCCGCACGCCGAATACAACGTCGTATCGCTCCCCGACGGCGTCGCGTTCGAGGAGATGGCCGCGCTCGGCTGTCGATACGTGACCGCGTTCCACGCGCTCTCCCATCGGGTCGACGTCGACGCGGGCGACTGGATCGCGGTCCACGGCTGCGGCGGCCTGGGGCTCGCGGCGGTCCAGATCGCGAGCGCGCTCGGAGCCGGCGTCGTCGCCGTCGACGTGCGCGACGACCCGCTGGCGTTCGCACGGGACGTAGGCGCGAACGAAACGGTGGACGCGAGCGAAGTGGAGGACGTCCCAGCGGCGATCGACGCGCTCACGGACGGGGGTGCCCACGTCTCCGTCGACGCGCTGGGGCGCGCGGAGACGTGCCGGAACAGCGTCCGGTGCCTGCGCTCGCGCGGCGAGCACGTCCAGCTCGGGCTCACAACCGACGACGAGCGCGGCGAGGTCGCGCTCCCCGTCGACGAGATGACGCGCTGGGACGTCACGTTCCACGGCTCGCGCGGGATGCCGCCGACGCGCTACGACGAACTCCTGCGATTGCTCGACGCGGGCCGACTCGACCCGGGCGCGCTCGTCTCGAAGCGCGTCGCGCTCGCGGACGTCTCCGACCGCCTCGCCGCGATGACGACCTACGACACCGCGGGCATCGAGGTCGTTACCGAGTTCTGA
- a CDS encoding HAD family phosphatase: MDACCFDMDGVVVDSERHWVPLENDRILPTVVEATDEDGNVAGSDRGGPTASEITGMNVRDIYEYLDREYGTTVDEDGFVAEYDEAAVELYEDRVELVPGFEALVDDLRAAGTSVALVSSSPHRWIDRVLERFDLANRFDAVVSAEDVDGPSKPEPAVYEAAARRLGVDPARAIAIEDSRHGIAAANAAGMHAVAYRTEANADVDLSAAATEAEGPEALRETLLSLARDR; encoded by the coding sequence ATGGACGCGTGCTGTTTCGACATGGACGGCGTCGTCGTCGACTCCGAGCGCCACTGGGTCCCACTGGAGAACGACCGCATCCTCCCGACCGTCGTCGAGGCGACCGACGAAGACGGCAACGTCGCCGGCTCCGACCGCGGCGGGCCGACGGCGAGCGAGATAACTGGCATGAACGTCCGCGACATCTACGAGTACCTCGACCGCGAGTACGGGACGACCGTCGACGAAGACGGATTCGTCGCCGAGTACGACGAGGCGGCGGTGGAACTCTACGAGGACCGCGTCGAGCTCGTGCCGGGGTTCGAGGCGCTCGTCGACGACCTCCGCGCCGCCGGGACGTCCGTCGCGCTCGTCTCCTCGTCGCCGCATCGCTGGATCGACCGCGTGCTGGAGCGCTTCGATCTCGCGAATCGCTTCGACGCAGTGGTTAGCGCGGAGGACGTCGACGGTCCGAGCAAGCCCGAGCCGGCCGTCTACGAGGCCGCCGCGCGGCGACTGGGCGTCGACCCGGCTCGTGCGATTGCGATCGAGGACTCCCGGCACGGAATCGCGGCCGCGAACGCCGCCGGGATGCACGCGGTCGCGTACCGCACCGAGGCGAACGCGGACGTCGACCTCTCCGCGGCCGCGACCGAGGCCGAAGGCCCGGAGGCGCTCCGCGAGACGCTCCTGTCGCTCGCGAGGGACCGATGA
- a CDS encoding RidA family protein, which translates to MRRERVASGTPWEDAVGYSRAIRAGDEVHVSGTTATDDDGDLVGADDPAAQMQQALSNVADALERAGASIDDVVRTRIYVVDIEDWEAIGAVHADVFEDVRPATSMGQVERLVDPEMLVEVEAVAIVDGHDADGEADSPGE; encoded by the coding sequence ATGAGGCGCGAACGCGTCGCCTCCGGGACGCCGTGGGAGGACGCCGTCGGGTACTCGCGCGCGATCCGGGCGGGCGACGAGGTACACGTCTCCGGGACGACCGCGACCGACGACGACGGCGACCTCGTCGGCGCGGACGATCCCGCCGCACAGATGCAGCAGGCTCTCTCTAACGTCGCTGACGCGCTCGAACGAGCAGGTGCGAGCATCGACGACGTCGTCCGCACGCGCATCTACGTCGTCGACATCGAGGACTGGGAGGCGATCGGTGCCGTCCACGCGGACGTATTCGAGGACGTCCGGCCGGCGACGTCGATGGGGCAAGTCGAGCGCCTCGTCGACCCCGAGATGCTCGTCGAGGTGGAGGCTGTCGCCATCGTCGACGGGCACGACGCCGACGGGGAGGCCGATTCGCCCGGCGAGTGA
- the hutH gene encoding histidine ammonia-lyase, translating into MTVQLDGETLAPEDVVAAAREGEPVAVPEVARERIRESRERVEDVVDSGEAVYGLNTGFGDLVTERIPREDVETLQTNLLRSHAAGAGRDCTREEVRAMLVTRVNALAKGYSGIRERVVDHLVAFLNEGVHPVVRSRGSLGASGDLAPLAHLSLVLLGEGEAVVEPPEGGPPDERERVDGAAALSAAGLDPVSLAPKEGLALINGTQLTVGIAAMAVVDAERILTAADVAGGLTTEVTMGTTASCDDALQSVRPHDGQAASARNVRASTAESEIVESHRNCDRVQDAYAIRCMPQVHGAVRDAVDHLRDAVETELNSATDNPLVFAADATDERASGTEHAAILSGGNFHGAPLAHRLDYLTAAMTDLAAISERRTDRLLNPKLQEDHLPAYLAADPGLESGYMIAQYTSAALVNECRSLGRAATDNTPVSGGQEDHVSMSAGAAMHAQTAVENAATVVGVELLCGAQALEYVDDGLSPGVGSAAAVEAVREVAPPLAEDRQLSPEMDAAGTLVRSGLLADAVEDAVDGDLA; encoded by the coding sequence ATGACCGTCCAACTCGACGGCGAGACGCTCGCACCGGAGGACGTCGTCGCGGCCGCCCGCGAGGGCGAGCCCGTCGCCGTCCCGGAGGTGGCGCGCGAGCGGATCCGCGAGTCCCGCGAGCGCGTCGAGGACGTCGTCGACTCCGGCGAGGCCGTCTACGGCCTCAATACGGGGTTCGGCGACCTCGTTACCGAGCGCATCCCGCGGGAGGACGTGGAGACGCTCCAGACGAACCTCCTGCGGAGTCACGCCGCCGGCGCCGGCCGGGACTGCACGCGCGAAGAGGTCCGCGCGATGCTCGTCACTCGCGTGAACGCGCTCGCGAAGGGGTACTCCGGCATCCGCGAGCGCGTCGTCGACCACCTCGTCGCGTTCCTCAACGAGGGCGTTCACCCCGTCGTCCGCTCGCGCGGGAGTCTCGGCGCGAGCGGCGACCTCGCACCGCTTGCGCACCTCTCGCTCGTCCTCCTCGGCGAGGGCGAAGCAGTCGTCGAGCCGCCCGAGGGCGGGCCGCCGGACGAGCGCGAGCGCGTCGACGGCGCCGCGGCACTCTCCGCCGCCGGCCTCGACCCGGTGTCGCTCGCACCGAAGGAGGGCCTCGCGCTCATCAACGGCACCCAGTTGACGGTCGGCATCGCCGCGATGGCGGTCGTGGACGCCGAACGCATCCTCACGGCCGCGGACGTCGCCGGTGGCCTGACGACGGAGGTGACGATGGGGACGACCGCGTCCTGCGACGACGCCCTCCAGTCCGTGCGGCCCCACGATGGCCAAGCAGCGAGCGCGCGGAACGTCCGCGCGTCCACGGCCGAGAGCGAGATCGTCGAATCGCACCGGAACTGCGACCGCGTCCAGGACGCCTACGCCATCCGCTGCATGCCGCAGGTCCACGGCGCGGTCCGCGACGCGGTCGACCATCTACGGGACGCCGTCGAGACCGAACTGAACAGCGCGACCGACAACCCGCTCGTGTTCGCCGCGGACGCGACCGACGAGCGCGCGAGCGGCACCGAGCACGCCGCCATCCTCTCGGGCGGGAACTTCCACGGCGCCCCGCTCGCGCACCGCCTCGACTACCTGACCGCCGCGATGACGGACCTCGCGGCGATCAGCGAGCGCCGAACGGACCGCCTGCTGAACCCGAAGCTCCAGGAGGACCACCTGCCGGCGTACCTCGCCGCCGACCCCGGCCTCGAATCGGGGTACATGATCGCGCAGTACACGAGCGCCGCGCTCGTCAACGAGTGCCGGAGTCTCGGTCGCGCCGCGACGGACAACACGCCCGTCTCCGGCGGCCAGGAGGACCACGTGTCGATGAGCGCGGGCGCGGCGATGCACGCCCAGACCGCCGTGGAGAACGCGGCGACGGTCGTCGGCGTGGAACTGCTCTGTGGCGCGCAAGCGCTCGAGTACGTCGACGACGGCCTCTCGCCGGGCGTCGGGTCCGCCGCGGCCGTCGAAGCGGTGCGCGAGGTCGCACCGCCCCTCGCCGAGGACCGCCAGTTGTCGCCCGAGATGGACGCCGCCGGGACGCTCGTCCGCTCGGGCCTCCTCGCGGACGCAGTCGAGGACGCCGTCGACGGCGACCTCGCCTGA
- a CDS encoding NUDIX domain-containing protein → MTGRDDAEPADSGSADPTPTAYAAAYCPRCGTATGEKVVDGRERTWCPECDVVHWRAAVPVVGVALVDDGEVLTFHHSRTGSFDLPSGHQELPESAPETASRELEEETGLRVDSADLSIFDVTVKEHPLGRYNFSTTYVATVDDATGELEPETEADVVEWTTPTAAREREADFVPGVVDVVERAVDAVAGSERH, encoded by the coding sequence ATGACTGGGCGAGACGACGCGGAGCCAGCCGACTCGGGGTCAGCCGACCCGACGCCGACCGCGTACGCGGCGGCGTACTGTCCGCGCTGCGGGACCGCGACCGGGGAGAAGGTCGTGGACGGCCGCGAGCGCACGTGGTGCCCCGAGTGCGACGTCGTGCACTGGCGCGCCGCGGTCCCCGTCGTTGGCGTCGCGCTCGTCGACGACGGCGAGGTGCTGACGTTCCATCACTCTCGAACTGGATCGTTCGACCTCCCGAGTGGTCACCAGGAACTCCCCGAGAGCGCGCCCGAGACGGCGTCGCGCGAGCTCGAAGAGGAGACGGGGCTCCGCGTCGATTCCGCCGACCTCTCGATCTTCGACGTCACCGTCAAGGAGCATCCGCTCGGCCGGTACAACTTCTCGACGACGTACGTCGCCACCGTCGACGACGCGACCGGCGAGCTCGAACCGGAGACCGAGGCGGACGTCGTCGAGTGGACGACGCCGACTGCGGCGCGCGAGCGCGAGGCGGATTTCGTCCCTGGCGTCGTCGACGTCGTGGAACGAGCCGTCGACGCGGTCGCCGGGAGCGAACGCCACTGA
- a CDS encoding aldo/keto reductase has protein sequence MDVTIDDVALGSTGLTVSELPFGTWRFGREAPDGDLEIDRDAALELLDAYDDAGGYFVDTADVYGGGKSEEWIGDWLADRDRADYVIASKIYWPTRDGPNGHGLGRKHIRQSIDEMLDRLGVDAIDLLYVHRVDDDTPIREFMRTLNGLVEDGKVHYLGASSFEPDAWKIAKANEIAEREGWEPFSVTQPRYNLVDREIEGEYREMCEHYGMGIVPWSPLGQGFLTGKYSREDRNPEDTKAGLGDRFRENYLTEENFDVLDELQAVADEAGATVAQTALAWLLHRDGVTAPIVGARTVEQLEENLRAAEVELTDDQVDRLTEAKGGPFSHLQ, from the coding sequence ATGGACGTGACAATTGACGACGTCGCTCTCGGGTCGACAGGACTGACCGTCAGCGAACTCCCCTTCGGCACGTGGCGGTTCGGTCGCGAGGCACCCGACGGCGACCTCGAGATCGACCGCGACGCCGCACTCGAACTCCTCGACGCATACGACGACGCCGGCGGGTACTTCGTCGACACCGCCGACGTCTACGGCGGCGGGAAGTCCGAGGAGTGGATCGGTGACTGGCTCGCCGACCGCGACCGCGCCGACTACGTGATTGCGTCGAAGATCTACTGGCCGACGCGCGACGGCCCGAACGGACACGGCCTGGGCCGGAAGCACATCCGCCAGAGCATCGACGAGATGCTCGACCGCCTCGGCGTCGACGCCATCGACCTCCTGTACGTGCACCGCGTCGACGACGATACGCCGATCCGCGAGTTCATGCGGACCCTGAACGGCCTCGTCGAGGACGGGAAGGTCCACTACCTCGGCGCGTCCAGTTTCGAACCCGACGCCTGGAAGATCGCGAAGGCGAACGAGATCGCCGAGCGCGAGGGCTGGGAGCCGTTCTCGGTGACGCAGCCGCGGTACAACCTCGTCGACCGCGAGATCGAGGGCGAGTACAGGGAGATGTGCGAGCACTACGGGATGGGAATCGTCCCGTGGAGCCCGCTCGGCCAGGGCTTCCTCACCGGGAAGTACTCGCGCGAGGACCGCAATCCCGAGGACACGAAGGCCGGCCTCGGCGACCGCTTCCGCGAGAACTACCTCACCGAGGAGAACTTCGACGTCCTGGACGAACTGCAGGCGGTCGCCGACGAGGCGGGGGCGACGGTCGCCCAGACCGCGCTCGCGTGGCTCCTGCATCGCGACGGCGTCACCGCGCCCATCGTCGGTGCGCGCACCGTCGAGCAACTCGAGGAGAACCTCCGCGCCGCCGAGGTCGAACTGACTGACGACCAGGTCGACCGCCTCACCGAAGCGAAGGGCGGTCCGTTCTCGCACCTCCAGTAG
- a CDS encoding energy-coupling factor transporter transmembrane protein EcfT has product MVRYESGGTLAHALDPRSKLAVQVAFALAAFAHTTPRGLAALSLVALGILASARLSPVTVVYDVRFVLPVLVLAPILEGARLGAPWFVLADARFPALASYRVLLVLFVSGAYVASTPARDSRAAVQRLVPGRVGQLLGVGVALVFRFVPVLVADLKRSRAAMHARLGTERPLRERMQFLATSGLNRAFDRADALAVALQARCFAYDPTLPPLAFGGRDYAALVAAVALAASAFL; this is encoded by the coding sequence ATGGTGAGGTACGAGTCCGGTGGGACGCTCGCGCACGCGCTCGACCCGCGCTCGAAGCTCGCGGTCCAGGTCGCGTTCGCGCTCGCGGCGTTCGCGCACACGACGCCGCGCGGGCTCGCCGCCCTCTCGCTCGTCGCGCTCGGGATCCTCGCCAGCGCGCGTCTATCGCCCGTCACCGTCGTGTACGACGTCCGCTTCGTACTGCCCGTGCTCGTGCTCGCACCGATATTGGAGGGTGCGCGCCTCGGCGCGCCGTGGTTCGTGCTCGCGGACGCTCGCTTCCCGGCGCTCGCGAGCTACCGCGTCCTCCTCGTGCTGTTCGTCAGCGGCGCGTACGTCGCGTCGACGCCGGCCAGAGATTCCCGCGCTGCCGTCCAGCGCCTCGTCCCCGGCCGCGTCGGGCAGCTGCTCGGCGTCGGCGTCGCGCTCGTCTTCCGGTTCGTCCCCGTCCTCGTCGCCGACCTGAAGCGCTCGCGCGCCGCCATGCACGCCCGACTCGGGACCGAGCGGCCGCTACGCGAACGCATGCAGTTCCTCGCGACGAGCGGCCTCAATCGCGCGTTCGACCGCGCCGACGCGCTCGCCGTCGCCCTCCAGGCCCGCTGCTTCGCGTACGACCCGACGCTCCCACCGCTCGCGTTCGGCGGACGGGACTACGCCGCACTCGTCGCCGCCGTCGCGCTCGCCGCGTCAGCGTTCCTCTAA
- a CDS encoding energy-coupling factor ABC transporter ATP-binding protein, with amino-acid sequence MITVRDATVHRGDAVVLEDVSLSVDDGEFLVLAGANGAGKTTLVRQFNGLLEPDSGEVLVNGRRVADDLVAARTAVGMVFQDPRDQFVAATVRADVAFGPENLGLPREEIATRVDDALAAVGMDGRGEERLDELSGGEQSRVAIAGALAMAPDHVVLDEPLASLDAPSRDAVRDHLAALHADGTSVVVVTHDLDAVSDLADRIVVLADGEIALDGPPGDVRGRLDELDVRPW; translated from the coding sequence ATGATCACCGTCCGCGACGCGACCGTTCACCGCGGCGACGCCGTCGTCCTCGAAGACGTGTCGCTGTCGGTCGACGACGGCGAGTTCCTCGTGCTCGCTGGGGCGAACGGCGCGGGGAAGACGACGCTCGTCCGCCAGTTCAACGGACTCCTCGAACCCGACAGCGGCGAGGTGCTCGTGAACGGCCGCCGCGTCGCGGACGACCTCGTCGCGGCCCGGACTGCGGTCGGGATGGTGTTCCAGGACCCCCGCGACCAGTTCGTCGCGGCGACGGTGCGCGCGGACGTCGCGTTCGGCCCGGAGAACCTGGGATTGCCCCGCGAGGAGATCGCCACCCGCGTCGACGACGCGCTCGCCGCCGTCGGCATGGACGGCCGCGGCGAGGAACGACTCGACGAACTGTCTGGCGGCGAGCAGTCGCGGGTCGCTATCGCGGGCGCGCTCGCGATGGCACCCGATCACGTCGTGCTCGACGAACCGCTCGCGAGCCTCGACGCGCCGTCGCGCGACGCCGTCCGCGACCACCTCGCCGCCCTGCACGCCGACGGGACGAGCGTGGTCGTCGTCACGCACGACCTCGACGCGGTCTCGGACCTCGCGGACCGCATCGTCGTGCTCGCCGACGGCGAGATCGCGCTCGACGGCCCGCCCGGCGACGTCCGGGGGCGACTCGACGAACTGGACGTCAGGCCATGGTGA
- a CDS encoding biotin transporter BioY: MSTRTEDVDLVGDEVALNVARAAMVAALVGAFAYVSFPNPVSPAANVTLQVLGVFLAGALLGSTWGAASLGLYLVAGALGAPIFSGGAAGFGHLLGGTGGYLLSYPFAAALVGVVAHGGLETVPRVEIPVWRLVAAMVAGTVVIYAMGIAGLMVVVGYSLSKAFAVGAAAFIPAEAVKIAAAVGIVRSDALAVE, encoded by the coding sequence GTGAGCACGCGAACCGAAGACGTCGACCTGGTCGGCGACGAGGTCGCACTGAACGTCGCACGCGCAGCGATGGTGGCGGCGCTCGTCGGCGCGTTCGCCTACGTGAGCTTCCCGAACCCCGTGAGTCCCGCAGCGAACGTCACCCTCCAGGTCCTGGGCGTGTTCCTCGCCGGCGCACTCCTCGGCTCGACGTGGGGCGCGGCGTCGCTCGGCCTCTATCTGGTCGCTGGCGCGCTCGGCGCACCCATCTTCAGCGGCGGCGCGGCCGGGTTCGGACACCTCCTCGGGGGGACCGGCGGCTACCTCCTCTCGTACCCGTTCGCGGCGGCACTCGTCGGGGTCGTCGCACACGGCGGCCTCGAGACGGTGCCCCGCGTTGAGATCCCCGTGTGGCGACTGGTCGCGGCGATGGTCGCCGGCACCGTCGTCATCTACGCGATGGGTATCGCTGGCTTGATGGTCGTCGTCGGCTACTCGCTGTCGAAGGCGTTCGCGGTCGGCGCGGCCGCGTTCATCCCCGCGGAGGCCGTGAAGATCGCAGCCGCGGTCGGTATCGTCCGGAGCGACGCGCTCGCCGTCGAATGA